tttttgGGCAAACTTAAGACAAAGCAACTATGACCATCACAATTAACTCCATTGCACTGGCATCTTTGTTGTATGAATTCTCAGCCTCCTAGCGTCCattaagggaattttttttttttttaaaggagagtgTTGATTATGAGAATAGAGAGCCTGGGCTTGTGTGTAGGACTGACTCAGAGCCCTGCCGTTTAGTCTTGTGTAACCCTGAAGAAGTTACCCAATCTCCCCAGGCTTTGGTTTCCTTGACTGTAAAACAAGGCTGACAGCCCCCACAGTAATTCTCACAATGACATTGTATGTTAAGCCTGTTGAAACTTTCAGCCAAATGTAGCTACTACCGAAAAATGAGAAACGTCTCTCTCCTAATTACCCAATAGCTCTGTCAAGGTATGACAGCATACCTCTTAGAAGCCAGAACTTTTAAAGTCCCAACAAGCTGCgtgttttattctttaaacttttgcAGCAGCACAGAgagtgggactttttttttcccccattaaaaaaaaaaggtggctggGAGATAGGTTGGCTGCTAGCCCAGGAGTGGCCTCAGAGTCTTACAGGACACAGCAGTACTTGCTGGTATGGTGCCTAGTACTTTAGACAGTTGGCCCCAAACTGATAGGATAAATCCTCTTgcacttctctcttcttccccaatATGGTGAAAGAAAGCGCTCCTTCAAGTGCCACTAAGCCTGTGTGATCATTCTAAGGTCATCCCAAGACTTGGGCTTTCCTTTTAATATTGTGCTTGTATCTACCTGCCTGTCATTCTAGGGATTTCTGACGTAGATTCTCAAAGACTTTCTTTCACTGAGATTTCAGTTCTTTGCATAATGGGCTTTTGAgactaaatgtatttttttgaagcatttaaaaaataagtttcaaatTTTAGGTGTTACCTGGTCTTCCCCACTGAGGATGTGACTCCGACATGCACGGGCTGTTCAGCCCTGCTGACCAGGTTGACCTCTGGATGGGTTGTCTAATAGTGCCAGACGCACCCTGACATCATTCCCCGAACCGCTTTCTCTTTCACATTCTTGTACTTCTCCAGCTGACGGCCCAGAGGGTGGGTGCCAATTCCACCAGCAGCTGCAACTGGAAGGTTCAGAAATGTCAGCTATTCTCCGGGAGCTGCTCCGTGTGTCTGAGAAAGCTGCCAACATTGCCCGGGCATGCAGGCAGCAGGAAGCCCTCTTCCAGCTGTTGAtcgaagaaaagaaagagggagaaaagaacaagaagttTGCAGTTGACTTCAAGACGCTGGCTGATGTACTCGTACAGGAAGTTATAAAACAGAATATGGAGAACAAGGTAAGAAAGGTCACACCAAGGTAATTGCAAAATACTTGCCTTGTGGGTTTTCCCCAGTAGAATAGCATGCCTTTTCCtttgccctccccacctcagAATACTGGCACCTAGGATTCTAATAAATAATCTGggtccccccccccgccttgttTTGACTACAAAATTACTAAAATGTTCActgcagaaaaaattaaaaatacagaaaagcaaatatggaaaaaaaatcacagttctgACAGCTGAAGAGAAACATTTGGATatagagcttttatttattaatgagtttctttttaataaataatacccGTTCTCCAGAAACTAAGCAAAAATAAGAATCCTTAATCCTACCACTAGAGAAAACCACAGCTATGTTTTACTAAATATTGTTAAGGACATTGTGTACTTGTGTGCATGGCACATAGAATTTATCTCAGTAGAAATGAGAACATactgttttattgatttctttttttaacttgacaTATCCTGTCCCACCTTTTGATGTAATCTTTTATCTAATGGTTGCCTCAGTTTTGGGCTGGTACAGTCCTGAAGACTGAAAATCCCCTTTTATTCTAATAGAAAATCATTGTTTATAACTAACAATGATTGTGATTCTAGGTATCTTAAACTGGCTGGGAAAAGAAACTACTCATAAGTAGTAATAACATAATGTAAGACCAGCAGATATTTATGAGTccttactgtgtgtcaggcacttcTAAgggctttaaatatattaaattatttaacaattataataattttatgagGTAAGAATTATTATTCAAATGTAATGGATGAGAAaagggaagcacagagaggttaagtaacttgcccaaggttgcacagcaaGTGAATGGCAGGGCTGGCTTTTGAACACACACTGGCTCCAGAGTTTGTGTTCTTTGCAATACTATGTTGCCTTTATATTATAATCTaataataacacatttttttaagatttgggaGGATAGAATTTTATGACAGAAAGCACTACAAAATATTGAAATAGTTTCTAttgaaattctcaaaatattGGGAATCAAATGGAATCATTTAAGTGAATTCTTGACCACAGGCAGAAAGAGCATAAATGGCCCCTTGAAATCTCTACAAACTCTGCTTTTTCATGCCCTGTAGTATCCGGCTCCAATAAAcgaagtaaatttattttatttatcaaggTAGTTGAGTACGAGGGATGGTTGAGCAATTGAATTAGAAAGGTGTCAATATTAACTTGTATTAGTTAATATTTGCCCCAAAGCATTGTAACAAGTTCAGCACTTGTTCATTCGTAAAGTATATGATAGGACTTATGAACAAAGAAATGATACTGACTTTTGGCTAGATAAGATGTCTTTGTTTCATGATGCTTACATCCTGTAAGCTCAGAAGCCAGTCTTGAAGCAGGCTTGGGACATGGAGCTGCAGCCCTTGGTGAATAGGCTCATTGGCAGCCCCTGTTGACTTGCACTGTccttcagaagaggaaaaaacaagtgGTTGTGGGCAGTATTAAAATTATTGGCCATCTGCAAATGACTGAGTTCAAATAGTTGAagcatttccttgcttttgttccctgagaacATCACGCATATCATAATTCAGCACATAAAGCTTGAGAAAAATTATCTTTACTACAGAGAGGATCAGAAGCAAAATGTATCTGAAAGCTTCCTGGTCATACAGAGATGAGAGAAGATTCTTACTtagctccactttttttttttcattctacatTGATGTGTTAATTATCagtcaataaaatatttcctttttttttttttgctatattgcCTTCCTTGCCGTAAGTCCAATGATACCTTCAACAGGTGCAGGAAACAcctgaaaatgaaagcaaactcTAATGTTATCCTCTAAACTTAATTAGTAGTCATCTTAGGTTCTTGGGCAATGCTGTTAACTCACATAAGCTACTAGGGTGCTATTGAAGAGCAAcagttaaaatatttcctttgtaaatattCTAGTTCTATGGCCCTTAGATGGAAGGATAAAGTTTCTAAAGTACTGCAAACTCAACAGAACATAAGGAAAGCAGACTTCTACCATGATTTGAACTTCCTAGAGGGGCAGAGGAGCAGGAGAATGTTAGAAAACTAAGTACTGAACCAAGCTGACTTCACTTTTTATACTGGGATTGATTTCTGGAATTGtaaatttctgaatttcagatCTAGTTGTGCTATTTAATTTGaagcacaaaatgaaaatatcagaatTGAACATGTATGTggaatttgggttttgttttttttgtctttgttttgttttttggtttctttgtcaTACTCTGAATCATTCAGTTTCCaggcttgggaaaaaaaattttgggAGAAGAATCGAATGAGTTTACTAATGATTTGGGTAAGTATAagaatttgaatgtatttttgtaACTTAATCATCATATGGTATTCTAACGTTCAACAACGTcatgaaataaatgtttggaaGCCTTTCATGTAAATAACATATTTGAATGTTAAGCTTCATTCAGTATCTCAGAATATCATGCCATTTAAGTTAGAGGTGGTACTTGGAATTATTTAGCAAGTCCATATGTATTCTTTTAACTATAAGTCTGTGGCACTTAAGATAATATAGGACAATCTTTGGGGAAGTTGTGTGGTCCTTTGAGAATCTAACAGAAGTTACAGATGCACGTTACACAGTTGTATGGACAATTTTAGGTCCAAGTTTTAAGCCCATTCATAGACCTCCTGGGGAGTCCATAGACCTTGCCTGAGAAGAGAGAGGCCCCATCTCTGAAATACTGTGTGTTCTTGAGCAACGAAAACTTGTTCACCTCATCAGTTCTCTGGTCTCAGAACCTCTGTAAAAGGAGCTGAATTAAATAAAAGGTTCCTTTTAGTACCAcattttaagtcttctttaattagTTTCCTGTGGGCCAGATTCTCCATTGATGTACCTCCACATTTCCCGGATGgtagagaaaaatatcaaaatttctgATCCTTTACagtgaaacaaattattttaagtttgtctgggtgttttgtttgtttaatgataGAAGATTAAAATAGTGAACTTTATCATTGATCATGTGACCAGTAGTGCAACATCCAGAGGCACAgctgcaaaggaaaaaaactaatttCTGGATTAATGCTGGAAGATTGTCTCCTTCATGGGCTATGTATTACAATGCAATTAGTTCTATGACACTCAGGGAAATCTCATTTAAACTTAAGGATAAAAACACCTGTGACTAACTAATAATCCTATGCTTGAAATCCTGTGTCTGGCTACCtcaaaaacagttattttaatatttcatttatctagAATTATAGGGGCAAAAAGACATTCCACGAGCATGTTTCTGAGAACCGAAGGGGAGAATGAAGTTAGCATGCGGGGGCGGGCAGAGAAGCGTGGAGCATGGGATGGAGGAGGTGAGTGCAGGCAGGAGCAGAACATGAAGTTTGCAGAAAGAGTTTGCATTTTCCTCCAAGTATGATGGGAATTCACTGGAGAATTTTAAGCACAGGAATGATGTGAGATGATTTGCTCCTTGGATTGATCCCATGACTTTTCCTGAGCCCAGTGTCGGTGCTTGGTTAAGTGGCAGTGATTAGCCTTATTATTCCCTAACTTCAAcagtttaatttaatttgaatttaacttCACTAAATGCAATGGAATGTTTCTTGCTGATTCAATCAGATTGTGATCTATTACAATCTATCATTGTAATAGATTCATACTGTGCTTCCCAAACTTTAATGATCacggaatcacctggggatctttaGCACTCAGCTGTGGGATGGAGCCTGAAGTTCTGAATGTCTAACAAGCTCTCAGGTGATGATGCAGATCCTGGCCAGGGTAGCTAGGAGTACTTGTCTCTGTACCTCAAAACCCCCAAAGTGCCATGTCTTCTGCTTGTTATAAGTTTATATTCACCACTGCTGTCACTTTTTGTTGCTATTAATTTGCCTATTTTTGCCAGCCTCTTTCCTCACTTTTGTTGGGAGCTGGAAACAAGGTTAGTCTAAGAAGCATGTTTAAAGTGATGGTTGGAGCGCCCGCATTTGGTAACTTGTGGTGTCACTGGGAGAAGGAGCTTTACTTTCCAGTGGGGTTCAGAGAAGAGGGCTGTTTCTGTGTATGTCATGTCACGTCACATCACACAGTTTACCACATGTGAAGATTAGTTATACTCATCTTATAGTACTTTACTGAGCAGAAACACTTTTTAGTTAAAAGCAGTATCCTAGAGGGAGATAGAAGCACTTCTGTGTGCTGGTAAGACCTCTCTTCTTTTCAGTAACATATTCAAACATTAACAGGTTGACCTATGTATATTAAGaggcaaaaggcaaaaaaacataaatatcatCCAAGACTCAGGGTTCAGGGGTTCTGAACTGGTTCATGAGCCCCCTTAGACTGGATAGAGAATTGTGTGCATTTGCCCATGTGGACATTTTTCTGGGAAGACATTTCTTTGATGCTGGGAATCCATCCCTCACTTCATATTAGGTATATGCGTGACTCCTGGGCAGCTGGGACCTTGTGAAGCCCCCTGGGTGATTCTGGCAGTCAGCCAGGTTAGGAACCACGCGTATGAACATGTTGCCCTCACCTAATCTTAAGTGCACggcttctgctcctccccgcccttctgttgtttttcttcccGGAAACTCTTGAGATGCAATGGCTTTTAGTTTGTCTTTATCCTAGGGGAGAAGATTATCCTGAGACTGTGTCCGACCGAGGAAGAAACAGTAGAGCTCCTTAGCAAAGTCCTGAGTGGTAACAAGTTGGCGTCCAAAGCATTAGCCAAGGTTGTTCATCAGGATGTCACCTTTACTGACCCAGCTCTGGATTCGGTAGAGATCAACATTCCACAGGACATTTTGGGAATTTGGGTGGATCCCATAGGTAAATAGAGGAGAGTGTTTGCTTTTATTGGTTCTTATTAGTAATCGCTTGGTCGGGGGAGgtttggaagaataaaaattgagCATGTAGCTGAATTCTCCTAGAaatctttaacattttaaggtTGTAAAATGAATAATGAAGGTTGAGGTACATGTGTGATGATGTGTTAtagatacatgtatatttataacatttctaGAACAGATATGTAtttgtgtgcatctgtgtgtgtgtgtgcgtacacacacatgcaaaatatataaagcttgAATTAACTCATTTTTGAAAGAGTTCGGGGGCCAGACtggtaaagaaaacagaatgaagtgATAGTAGCTATAACTAATTGAACACACCTGCCATTTAAAGAACACTCAGCCCCAGCAGATTGTTGCCCCATAGGAGTACAGTCCAGATCATCAAGGTTTTAAAGAGAAACGAAAATCCAGGTTTTTAAGTGATACCTCCCAATTTTTAACCACTGACTACTAATTCAATTAAGCAAATAGTCAAAACCACTGTATAGATCAAGCAAAACACAGCTGAATGGGACTCACTCGCAGTCAGTTTGTGAGCCTTGTGTAAAtcttatctattatttttttggtcATGGTTGTGGTAGAACCCTAATTGAagctctgaattttaaaaagtggaggtCTATTTCAATGATGCTATTAATACAATGCCCTGGCTGTTGATTTGCAGAGTCCCTCCTTTTTTTCATTCCTACTTGCCTGGCATATTCCACCCAACCCAACTGGGACCATTCCCAGGCAAATGCCCCCATCCTCCCATCTTGCAAGCATACAACATTATCAAAATGCCTTTAATCATTAGGGAATTACAGAACATTCATTCACTGGATTACATATGCAGACTAAGAATCTTTCCCAAAATCTTTTATCACTTCACGGTAAATTAGCATTAGCTGAGGTTTCTGAGGGACAGGGATCTCCTATTTCTTGGTTCTATTCTGAGTTGACTCTGTTAGCCAGCTATGGGGACTTTTCTGCCCCACACACCCTTAGCCGGCTGTTAACTCACCAGATGTTGGCAGTCGGCTACTGGCATATAGGTCTCTTAAGGGGAAACCTGGTTCCTTGGCTTTTTTTCACAGGAGCaccatcagtttcttccttttgtgCCACCATCAtggtctctttccttcttctactttgagggaccaaaaaaaaaaaagttaattccaACCCCGAGAGCCTTCTGGAAGGAGATTttcccatccatccctccatATTATACTTGCCCTCTGATTAGTAAGAGCTCTAAAGAATCCCACCAGTTATCCTGAGTCATTAGCTTTTAAATGCTTTTGACATGCAATGAATATCTGAGTGCTTATCGTATGCAAGGTGCTATGCTAGATGCCACAGGAACTACAGACGCGTCGTCCCCCCTCAAGAGTTCCCATGGAGTTGGGGAAAATGGAACACAggcatcttaaaaataaagtacaagagGTCAAATAACAATTCCATACCAGTGACACCCAAAGGTAAAACTTGATTGATTGCtctcttagtctgttcaggctgctgtagCCAAATACCGTGGACTAGGTAGCttagaaacaacagaaacttcTTTCTCCAAGTTCTgaaggctaggaagtccaagatcaaggtgctggcagagtAAGATGAGGGCCCTCTTCCCGCTTCATAGCTGGCCGCTTCTCACCGTGTCCTTGCATAGGACAAGGGACGAAGGATGTCTCTGGAGCCTCTTTCATAAAGCCCTAATCACATtaatgagggttccaccctcatgacttaggtgcctcccaaaggcctcactgACTAATAGCATCCCCTTTGGGGAGTtagaatttggggaggacacattcagaccatagcagttACCAGATTAGTAGAAGACAGAAATGACACAGGGCAGAGTTTATAGATGTTTCCgtcattatcttttaaataatcaCTGCCTGAATCCAAAcaaatttgcttcatttttttcagattccacttaCCAGTATATAAGAGGTTCTGCTGACATTAAATCCAACCAAGGAATCTTCCCTAGCGGACTTCAGTGTGTCACCATTTTAATTGGTGTCTATGACCTACACACAGGGGTGCCCCTAATGGGAGTCATCAACCAACCTTTTGTATCACAAGACCTAAACACCC
Above is a window of Neomonachus schauinslandi chromosome 3, ASM220157v2, whole genome shotgun sequence DNA encoding:
- the INPP1 gene encoding inositol polyphosphate 1-phosphatase isoform X1, with the translated sequence MSAILRELLRVSEKAANIARACRQQEALFQLLIEEKKEGEKNKKFAVDFKTLADVLVQEVIKQNMENKFPGLGKKILGEESNEFTNDLGEKIILRLCPTEEETVELLSKVLSGNKLASKALAKVVHQDVTFTDPALDSVEINIPQDILGIWVDPIDSTYQYIRGSADIKSNQGIFPSGLQCVTILIGVYDLHTGVPLMGVINQPFVSQDLNTLRWKGQCYWGLSYLGTNIHSLQLPDSERKSRDTRSQVTEDTNSEAECSHRFSAVISTSEKDTVKAALSRVCGERMFPAAGAGYKSLCVVQGLVDIYIFSEDTTFKWDSCAAHAILRALGGGMVDLRQCLQRSSETALDWPQLVYHVENEGATGVDRWANKGGLIAYRSRKQLETFLSLLIPNLAPGDTRT